gtaccatacttagggtctccgtGTTTAGACCtagtacaaatactcgggggactcaaatgtaattatgtaataaatggaggggcaaatatgtaataagtgaggagcttttattctataaaaaggtctcctcaccctcacaaacctcaaGCCTGACTCTCACATAACAAGGCTCTCACcttcacaatcctctcacaaacagagaaatacaatatcaatgtggatatagcccaaacattggggtgaaccacgatacatcttgtgttctttactttcttgcagattcacggtcggatttatgttgttccaagacctctccggttttgtgcatcaacatttggtgtcgtctgtgggaacgacacgaaaagctgtgtcggttctcttttattttttcacctccaccgtgaatctgcaaaatctacaAAATCTACAAAATCTACAAAATCAACACTACAAAATCCGTAGAAACCCAGAACCTTCTTAggcttttccagaaaaccccCACAAACACAAAGCCACCAGGGCCATattcctcactctctctcttgccTTTCACTTGTCTTCCTCACTCTCTCTGCTCTCACTTACAAAAATGGCAGCCATGGCCGAACGCCACCTAGCTTTGTTTCTCACTTGCAGAACGCATCCAACAAGATCAGCACTTGGAACTCCACCTCCGTTGCCCCGTGCACCCTGGCTCGAGGAGAATCGTTTTCTCGGTTCAATTTCAGGTCTGATATGCCGAATCTGCAACACCAACTAGAGTTTGCAGATCTGAGCATGCAGAAGGTATACCAAACAACCAACTGAAGTTTGATGAGGTTCCCTCATCGCCATCAACGGCGTTTTCGAAACAGGGTGGGTTTTGCTTCACGGTGCCAATTTCCTGGTGTCTCGCCACTCCCAGAGCCTCTTCTGCCGCGGCTGCTAGTCTCCCACGTCGTGGAAGGCCTCCGGCGAAAAGCTCGGCCACACCTTTTTGTGCAAAAGCTGCGTTCTCCCAGACAGAGGCAGAGACGATGACGACAAGAGCGCATCGAACAGCGAGCAGTCTGCGACTGCTTTCAACAACAGTATCGGGTCTTCGCTCCTAGATCGCCGATCTCAACGGTTTAGGATCTTCATCACCAGCGTCGTCGGGGGTTATCTGGTGGGTCGGCAAATTGGGTCAGTTTCGTTCTCGGTGGTTTGGCACGCGCACCTCCGTGTCCACGGGACGGAGGTGGCGATTAAGGAGATCGCAACGGGGTGGCTGAACAAGAAGTTGTATGAGAGTTTAACGTCGGAGATTTTCATACTGAAGAAGATTAACCACCCGAATATTATTCGGTTGCACGATATTATAGAGGTTCCTAGGAagataaatcttattttagaGTATTGCAGGGGTGGTGATCTTTCTATGTATATACAACACCATGGAAAAGTGCTCGAAGCTCTTGCAGAGCACTTCATGCAGCAGCTAGTCGCTGGTCTGCAAATGTTTCGTGACAACAATCTTATACATCGGGATCTCATGCCACAGAATCTCTTGCTGTCCACCAATGACAACAATTCTGTCTTGAAGATTGCAGATCTTGGATTTACAAGATCCTTGCAACCTCAAGGCCTTGCTGAAACCTTGTGTGGTTCACCACTTTACATGGCTCCAGAGATAATGCAACCTCAAAAGTATGATGCAAAGGTAGATCTTTGGAGTGTTGGTGCAATTTTATTTCAACTCGTAACTGGGAGAAcctcacttatgtattgaggaagaAAAGCCAGTTGTCTACGGTCAAAGTTGGAAGCAGCTGAATTGCGTCTAAAGTTTTGGGATGATCTCAATAAGTTATGGTATGTTCTGCTTGAGGAGAAAAACATGCTGATGACTCAACGCTAGATGCTTCATGCCCAGAATCTCCGGTTTCCCAAACAGCAAAAGCCGTCCGTCGACGAGTTGTGGTACTTCTGCTGCCGTTCAACGACTTGAagctacttttgcttttgtcgaccaccaaagaagatgcccacACTTTCATCATGCATATTCCCATTCTTTGAGAAAGCCAGAGAAAAGCAAATGGGTGATGTCGGAAAGGTTGTCCAAGCAGCTGTCACTTTAGAGAAAGGAATATTGCCCTTTCACAGCTGGAGTATACTGACCTTTACAACCAACAAGCGGAAGTGAAAAGCATGGCACACCCATACCCATTGTTGttgatgaatattttattaagttATCTTTTGCAAACTGGAGCAATTATTGTATAGGAAGGTAGCATgctaaaataatgggctggaatgttatgtggagagCCAAGGCCCCTATggctccaaatttattcggcaccctgccgctattatcaccaactaggtgatcaaaagtacgcccagtactctaaaattattcggcaacctgccgctattatcaccaaccaggtgatcaaaagtacgtccagtactctaaaattatttggcaacctgccgttattatcaccaactaggtgatcaaaagtacgtccagtactacaaaaatatacatgagcatcactcatgtcaatcatacataaacattcatgggcatcattcatgtcaatcaacataaacattcatgagcatcactcatgtcaattagcttcaaaagcttcatttacagagctcaagcttcgagagctccagcttcaaaaacttcatttacaaaagctccagcttcaaagcttcacttgcaaagcttcacctacaaagcttcaatgcagggtatacaaataccatctCTGAataaccgccacttcggcccatacatgaattcaatttgaagtctccaactaACATACCCTAttgactgaaaacttgggggactacactatgtaccttatattgggcttccgcaattgggcctcatgaaaaatacttaggggacttagcccattatttatgtattgaggagcgagcccttattctataaaagggactccctcaccatcattagagagcatcaactctaatctatcacttatgtattgaggagtgagcccttattctataaaaggaactccctcactttcattagagagcatcacatcacttatgtattgaagagcgaacccttattctataaaaggtactccctcaccatcattagagagtatcgccgcctgttgagcaaccgtctcgccgctagcatcaactctagcccatcatttatgtattgaggagcgagcccttattctataaaagggactccctcaccttcaatgtcgtaagccgagccaaccaaggcaacataagccacaagcagagcagcctcgcaacatgtgctacttttagttgagcatcatttcagattaggCACCGCCgtatatcgagcatcagttttagacgacatctagttacttcggcccacacatggactgaatttcaagtctccagccaaaagactctcttgactgaagacttaggagATTACTGTTTGttccatacttagggcctccgtatttagacctcgtataaatactcgggggactcaaatgtaattatgtaataaattgagggggaaatatgtaataagtgaggagctcttattctataaaagggcctccttaCCCTCACAAACCTCAAGCCTGACTTTCACATTACAAGGCTCTCACCCTCATAATCCTcttacaaacagagaaatacaatatcagtgtggacgtagcccaaacattggggtgaaccacgatacatcttgtgttcattactttcttgcagatttacgttgttccaagacaccTCTGGTTTGCGTACAATATGCGTATTATATAATTGGGCCAGTTGTAAATAATTCATATTGAGCTAACCTAACCCGTTATACATTCATATGTATATTTTGTAAACACTTTTATACCTCCGTTGTACACTCATATGGTCCTAATTAATTAAACATCTCCAATAATGCAATCAAAGTTGaaacaagaagaagataaaaacaCCCCTTTTACATGTTTCTAACACATTATTTAAAACACAACACGTTACATCTTTTCTTTCTACAACCATGGTTGAACTTGCCTTTGATTTGGCAATCAAACTCACGGAGAAGCTAGGCTCCCTTGCTTACGAGATTTGCTcggcatggggggtaaaatctGATTGAGAAATCTTGAGCGCACAATGTCCAACATCATAGACGTGTTCTTGGATGCCCAAGTTAGACTTAGGTTTGAAGGAAAAATATCAAGCCCAACCAAATACTTTACGATAGGCCACAAACTTTATTGCAAATGGGCCTATTACTAAATCAAAGTGAAGTAGATTACCATCTTGTCCTCAAATTTATTTCTTCTAGGATTTTACAAGGTTCGTTAGAGGCTTAGAGCTCGGGACTCACTTTAAGGGGGTAGGGTTTTAGAAGTTTTGTCAAAGTACGGAGTTGATCATTTTGGGTTTAGAGTTTTGGAATGTGTTTAGGAGGAGCTTAGGTGTGAGAACCCGTATTTATGGAATACGCTTAGAAGTTATTTGTTTAGCTTGTGGGATTTGTACTATAAATTTGGGTTGTCCCAAATTGCTAGGGTCggcatcacctagcaatcctttttttatttttttattttttattaaaagcgAGAGCTTTGTGCACTGagtacgacctttttatttattaaaaacactttttacaaaaaaaaaagtttaccacaCACACCCTTAACAACACTTTTACAAGAAAAAGTTTACCACATActtaacaactttattttacatttcttttattttcacaaTACAACAAAAACAGTTTCTTAAAGAGCAGCAATATCAAACTAGCCCCCAGACGTCTCGATTCTCAGTCCTACGTATTTTCAACTGTTGGTTTCTGCCACTTGAGAACCACAAGTGTCCCTTCAGAAATGGCTACGAAAATACTTTTTCATCGTCATCAATAACAAAAAACAGTGCGAAACATATGCGTGCACAAGCAAACTAATGATAATTATTCTTAAACATGTTTCCTAACACAGGAAGGGCATACAACCAAACCTTCCACAGTAAGTTAAAGCCCTCTCTTGTACGGGCAATCAATTCTTCTTCTGTTTATATACAAAACTGgccttttttttgtgtgtttgggGTGGGGTTGGGGGAGCTTCTAGAATTAGTAGAAATAGTTGTCGTTGTCATTCAAAACTCCAAAGCCGCTTCTCCATGTTCAAGTAGTCACCAGGTGAGGACCAGATCGAGGGAGCACGCATGAGTATGTGACATATTTCACGCTGTCTAAAAGCACTACAACGAAAATTCGAGAAAGTGACTTCGGCTTGATCATGCCATCCACATCAATATCACCAGCCTCTCTAGGATCAACAAGAACAGAGACAACCATGGGAGAAACCGATCTACTATCGGGCAGGGTGTTGTTCTGTTGATTTCCCTTCACATTTTCTTCGGTGACGTTATGACCAGATCCAGCAAGGGGAATTGGGAGACCATGGAGGATCCTTCTGTTCCTTCCCCTGTTCAGCTCTGTAGTATTCTGACGGTGTTCAGAAACATTTGAAACTGAAGATGCAGGTATTATACCTCCTGAAGAGGTAGCAGCTGAGACATCGAACTGAAACACTTCAGTGCACATTCCAGAACTCAGCATTGGTCCTGCAGAATATTTAAGAAATCAATAACGTAGTTTGTATCAAAGTGTTTATGTGAGCACCGACAAAGGAAGTACAATGAACATAAGGAATTAAAGCAAACATAGTAGGGTACTAGAAAAAGCAACAGACGCAATGTCATATATGAATGCATCCTGCGGTTTAACATATAAATCTTCCAGACCATCAGTAAAAATCATGCAGTTCACACTCCAACCCATAAAACtaagataatatatatatttcctaTACCCATTTACCCACTTGTACTTATGGAATACTTGGTGCAAAACTGAGCACAATGGTGTTCTAGGATGCATACAACCAACCCCACTTGGAggaggctttgttgttgttgttgtttgtactCAGCCATTGACccgaaaataataaaaaaatttcaagtccAAAATTCTTATGAGAACATGCATCCCACAATGAGGCAAAATATcatatgagaaaatggaatccCAAAACAAGCATACATACCAGTGAAATATTGAAGAGAAGGTAAAGAAATAGTTGGAGAAAATTGTAGATTTAATATAATCATACCAACATGTAGAACACGAATAataaaacatttttcttttgaggagaatttaacaaataatttaaaaagtCTTCTTTTGTAGACAAACAGGAATTAATCAAATTGACGTGCTGTACAACTTCATTTCAAAGCTAAGATGGCCAAAACAGCCACTAACAACAACTAATCATTTAAGTCCAACAGAAAGATTAAATTCAGTTGAGGATATCTTTAAGTTTACTAAAAGCTTATGTCCCTAAACACAAATTTTGCATGTTGCATGGAAAAAGGTTACTACACCTCAACCGAATTGACAAGTTCCACTAATATGAcataaaccaaaaaagaaaacaatatgatGCAAATAAAATTTATTACCAGGTGACTGCTAGGGAACTTATATCTATCTGTGGTATCTCAATTTGGGGTTGTAGGTAGTTTTGtgtccaatatatatatatatatatatatatatatatggaactTACCAGAGGATGACTAGGGGAGCTAATTGCCTATCTGTAAGATACCAATCTGAGAGAGTAAGTAGGTATGTGTCTGAAGCACAACTATTACTATTGACATTGAGCTTACTCTATATTTGATGTCCACAATTTCTAAGACTTACAACTTGTAAGTTACAACAGATGCAAGGATGAATAACCTGTCAGACATACCTTCAAGCATAGTTAAAGCTCAAATCTAAGTATATAAAGTCGAACTTCAACCCAGACAAGTACACTAACAATACAACACCCCAACTACTTGACAAGTAGCTGTAATTGGAAACTGGATCCAGATCTCATCACACATGTACCAACAAAACACACTAGTCCAGGCACATAACGACTTTTTCAAAACAGCCAGGTACAAGGTTAATCATGTCACTGATCATAGAAACTGGCTCATAGCCTCACACAATTTTTTTATACCTACTGCAAACAAAAGTCAATTTTCCTAATTTTTCCTAATTCAATGCTCATGACTTATCTACCCAAAAGAAAACTcaaaacaagagcttcatcTCACAATTCATCTACCCAAGTGATATTTCCTTACTAGCATGATTAAACTAAACTTATATTTACTACGAACTACCAATAGGTCCCCTCAAACTTAGCTGCACAACTATTACCAACACTGATGAAAATAATTTCGACTTCACTTGTTGATCTAATGAAAATGCATGGCAAATAGTCAAAAAAGAAAACCAACCATAAACGTGTTAGGCATCCACTAAGTGCACATATACAGAACCTAACACAAAAGAGAAACCAGGTGCAATGTTATTACCTGCAAGACCTTCACGGAACCACTGTTGCAGTTTACCATCAGCTGAAGTTGACTTCATATGATCCTTTGGAACATCAGTTGAACCACTTGTAAGAGCCTTGTGTGGTCCAGCAGAACTTCTGTATAAGGAAGCATGAATCCCTCTGTTCCCTCCCGGTTTAGGAATAGCTAATGCTGAAACCAAATCTTTAGCCACAGCCAAACCAGTCTCTCTACTATTCTGCCTTTCAAAAGGCTCATGGGAAGCCATAGCTTTCTCACTGGCCAGGACCGAATGTATAATCAAGTTTCCGTCAATCTTGACAAGCTTCTCATTTCTTGGAACATACAAAGAAGCCACAAGTGGCTCACTACTAATATTGTGCAGACGAGCAAATTCATCAGAACCCGGTACAGATCGTGACCCTTGTTCTTTCGGCATATTTCTTGTATGATGACCCCTCTCATGAAGAATTTTGTTAGAGACATCGAATTTCCCACCAGATATGCCCGAGGATATAATTTCTTCAGATGCGTTCAAATGACCGTGAACATTCAAAAGTCTCCCTCTGTTTTGACCATTGAACCTATCATGAACATAAGAAGACCCACCAAAACCTCTATCCATTACACCACTAAAGTTAACATTCACCATAGGAACAAGCCCACCAAAAAGCAAGATAAAAAACAACAGACCCAGAAAACTAATACTAGCAACCTTCTTAGTTCTACCCTCACTCTTCTTACTTTCCGACATTTTGGACTTGGGCGCAGCCGCTGGCTGCTGGGATTTCAATCGAGGAATTGGTAACAAAAGGGACTGGGACCCTTGTGGCTTCGTCACATAGGGCGAATATGGCATCCATGGATAAGCCATCGGTGGCATGGGAGGATGCGGGTGCATCCCTAAATGTGGTGGCGGTGGCGGGCACATGGTGCCACCGCTGCTCAAGTGCTGCTTCAAAGTAGCATTCTCGGCCATAACATAAGAAATCCTATTATTCAAATCAGCAATAGTGGAATGCATAGCCCTCACCTTGTCCTCCAGCTCCTCCACATAATGCTTCTTCCTCTGCCTAGAAAGCTGAGCACTTTCTCTGTTCCTCATCAATCTCGCCTTCCTCTTCTCCTCCTCACCGTTCGCATTTGCACCCACATTCACAGAAGCAGAATTGTTGTTATTGTCTGACCTCCGATACTTGGCACTTCTTGACTCCACGTTACCTTCGTCGCTATCTTTCTTCCTCTTCACAAGGTAATTTTTCGCCATTTCATCCTCCTCCTTAACCTTCTCATCATCTGAACTGCAAATCGCATTGGAAGAAACAGTAACAGAATTACCCGAATTGCCCGAATGCGAGTCCACCGCCTCGGAAATCCCAGAGCCCTGAGACGACGCAGGCCCACCAGAATTCTCCGAACACTCATTCGATGACGCCGGACAATTCAGAAACCTGGAAACGTCCAGACCCCCCTTATCATCGCCGGAAACCATAATCGCGGAGCTACCCGATTCCGGAGATCCCGAATTCGACTCGGCCGCGCCGGGATCTAAGCCGTCGGGCAGTAGGAAGTCCTCGGTCACCGACGGCAGGTAGAGCTTGTCCAAGTCGTCGAAAGTGAGCTCGAAGTCGCAATT
This is a stretch of genomic DNA from Malus domestica chromosome 02, GDT2T_hap1. It encodes these proteins:
- the LOC139193970 gene encoding bZIP transcription factor 17-like, with amino-acid sequence MALPAEPHAGPDSANHPDHIDFKFNSEMESLPIPPLDPEFFSSDNCMASAAVTSDEFMSDLGFGFGPDDNCDFELTFDDLDKLYLPSVTEDFLLPDGLDPGAAESNSGSPESGSSAIMVSGDDKGGLDVSRFLNCPASSNECSENSGGPASSQGSGISEAVDSHSGNSGNSVTVSSNAICSSDDEKVKEEDEMAKNYLVKRKKDSDEGNVESRSAKYRRSDNNNNSASVNVGANANGEEEKRKARLMRNRESAQLSRQRKKHYVEELEDKVRAMHSTIADLNNRISYVMAENATLKQHLSSGGTMCPPPPPHLGMHPHPPMPPMAYPWMPYSPYVTKPQGSQSLLLPIPRLKSQQPAAAPKSKMSESKKSEGRTKKVASISFLGLLFFILLFGGLVPMVNVNFSGVMDRGFGGSSYVHDRFNGQNRGRLLNVHGHLNASEEIISSGISGGKFDVSNKILHERGHHTRNMPKEQGSRSVPGSDEFARLHNISSEPLVASLYVPRNEKLVKIDGNLIIHSVLASEKAMASHEPFERQNSRETGLAVAKDLVSALAIPKPGGNRGIHASLYRSSAGPHKALTSGSTDVPKDHMKSTSADGKLQQWFREGLAGPMLSSGMCTEVFQFDVSAATSSGGIIPASSVSNVSEHRQNTTELNRGRNRRILHGLPIPLAGSGHNVTEENVKGNQQNNTLPDSRSVSPMVVSVLVDPREAGDIDVDGMIKPKSLSRIFVVVLLDSVKYVTYSCVLPRSGPHLVTT